In one Prosthecochloris aestuarii DSM 271 genomic region, the following are encoded:
- the metH gene encoding methionine synthase — MRETPQSLLEKKILVLDGAMGTMIQRHKLEEKDFRSERFASHSHPLKGNNDILVLTQPEIIYDIHCDFLEAGADIIETNTFNANPVSQADYGTEDLIKELNLSAASIARRAADAYTAKNPSKPRYVAGSMGPTNKTLSLSPDVNNPGYRAVTFQDVVDNYILQLDGLVEGGVDLLLVETVFDTLNCKAALYAIEEHSRKTGKNLPIMISGTVVDASGRTLSGQTTEAFWISVAHTPNLLSVGLNCALGSKQMRPFVEALSGIAESYVSVYPNAGLPNEFGEYDDSPEYMASQIADFARSGFVNIVGGCCGTTPDHIRAIARDVAAIEPRRKPKASHELQLSGLEPLLVNKTTGFINIGERTNVTGSRKFARLIKEENYDEALSVAREQVENGAQVIDINVDEGMLDSEKVMHEFINLIASEPEISKVPLMIDSSKWSVIESGLRCSQGKCIVNSISLKEGEELFKQRAKKILQYGAATVVMAFDEKGQADSLERRIEICSRAYSILCEEVGFPPEDIIFDPNVLTVATGIEEHDNYAVDFIESVRWIKQNLPFAKISGGISNVSFSFRGNNPVREAMHAAFLYHAIHAGLDMGIVNAGQLAIYQDIEPELLERVEDVLLNRRKDATERLVDYAGSMISEDTTKNSPKKAEWRNESVEKRLEHALIKGIVDFINEDIEEARLKYASPLKVIEGPLMHGMDVIGDLFAAGKMFLPQVVKSARVMKKGVAYLIPFIEEEKRKGNDSSAAAKVLLATVKGDVHDIGKNIVSVVLACNNYDVVDIGVMMPCEKILDAAEKEHADIIGLSGLITPSLDEMVHIAKEMERRGMTIPLLIGGATTSKVHTAVKIAEHYSGPIVHVLDASRSVPAVNNLVTPSLKTNYVEKLLAGQEELRRKHKEKNAAKTYLSIAEARKNHAELSWNDAPPAPPLKPGITTFDRVSLDELREYIDWTPFFRVWEIHGLWPAIKSDPHYGEEATKLYDDANRLLDTMCADTSSLQARGVAGIFPANSNGDDIEVYTDEERTTLRCTLHTLRQQAEQKQASPNLALADFIAPKSSGIKDYIGCFTLTTGHGLQEIMDRFAEDHDDYHRIMAQALADRLAEAFAEMLHRKVRMELWGYAPDESLDHDQLIGEKYRGIRPAPGYPACPDHTEKPKIFDLLNSEAATGVTLTETFAMNPQASVCGLYFAHPEAKYFILGQIGKDQVEEYAERKKMTRSEVEKWLAPNLNYTP; from the coding sequence ATGAGGGAAACTCCACAAAGCCTGCTTGAAAAAAAAATTCTTGTGCTCGATGGTGCCATGGGTACCATGATTCAGCGCCACAAGCTTGAAGAAAAAGATTTTCGATCGGAACGGTTCGCATCACACTCTCATCCGCTGAAGGGCAATAATGATATTCTCGTGCTGACCCAGCCGGAAATCATCTACGACATCCATTGCGACTTTCTCGAAGCCGGAGCCGACATCATTGAAACCAATACCTTCAATGCCAATCCGGTATCACAGGCGGACTACGGAACCGAGGACCTTATCAAAGAGCTCAACCTGTCAGCAGCCTCCATTGCGCGAAGAGCTGCCGACGCCTACACGGCAAAAAACCCGTCTAAACCGCGTTATGTTGCCGGCTCCATGGGCCCGACCAACAAAACACTCTCACTCTCACCTGATGTCAACAACCCCGGCTACAGAGCAGTAACCTTCCAGGATGTTGTCGACAACTATATCCTGCAGCTGGACGGACTTGTTGAGGGAGGCGTTGATCTGTTGCTCGTCGAAACCGTGTTCGATACCCTTAACTGCAAGGCTGCTCTTTACGCTATAGAAGAACACAGCAGAAAAACCGGAAAAAACCTGCCCATAATGATTTCCGGTACCGTCGTCGATGCCAGCGGACGAACCCTGTCCGGCCAGACAACCGAAGCGTTCTGGATATCGGTCGCTCACACGCCAAACCTGTTGAGCGTAGGCCTGAACTGCGCCCTGGGCTCGAAACAGATGCGGCCATTCGTAGAAGCACTCTCCGGCATCGCCGAGAGCTATGTCAGTGTCTATCCCAACGCCGGCCTGCCGAACGAATTCGGAGAATATGACGACAGCCCTGAATACATGGCATCACAGATAGCCGACTTTGCCCGCTCCGGTTTTGTCAATATTGTCGGTGGATGCTGCGGAACGACCCCGGACCACATCAGAGCCATTGCCAGAGATGTCGCAGCCATAGAACCTCGCAGGAAGCCCAAAGCATCGCATGAACTCCAGCTTTCAGGCCTTGAACCGCTCCTTGTCAACAAAACCACAGGCTTCATCAATATCGGGGAACGCACCAACGTCACCGGATCGAGAAAGTTTGCCCGCCTGATCAAAGAAGAAAACTACGATGAGGCGCTTTCGGTTGCCAGAGAACAGGTTGAAAACGGGGCTCAGGTTATCGACATCAACGTTGACGAAGGAATGCTCGATTCCGAAAAGGTGATGCATGAATTCATCAACCTGATCGCTTCAGAACCTGAAATTTCCAAAGTGCCGCTCATGATCGACTCATCAAAATGGTCGGTCATTGAAAGCGGTCTGCGCTGTTCACAAGGCAAATGTATCGTCAACTCAATCAGTCTGAAAGAGGGCGAAGAACTCTTCAAGCAACGAGCGAAGAAAATCCTGCAGTACGGCGCAGCGACTGTTGTGATGGCGTTCGATGAAAAAGGACAGGCCGACAGCCTTGAACGACGTATAGAAATCTGCAGCCGGGCCTACAGCATTCTCTGTGAAGAGGTGGGGTTCCCCCCTGAGGATATCATTTTCGACCCGAACGTTCTGACTGTCGCAACAGGTATTGAAGAGCATGACAATTACGCGGTCGATTTCATCGAATCTGTCCGTTGGATCAAGCAGAACCTTCCCTTTGCAAAAATTTCCGGAGGAATCAGCAATGTCTCATTCTCGTTCAGGGGCAACAACCCGGTCCGGGAAGCTATGCATGCTGCATTTCTGTACCACGCGATCCATGCTGGTCTGGATATGGGCATCGTCAATGCAGGGCAGCTTGCTATTTACCAGGATATCGAGCCGGAACTGCTTGAAAGGGTCGAGGATGTGCTGCTCAACCGCAGAAAGGATGCAACCGAACGCCTTGTGGATTACGCTGGATCAATGATCAGCGAAGACACGACGAAAAACAGCCCGAAAAAGGCCGAGTGGCGCAACGAAAGCGTCGAAAAACGTCTTGAGCATGCACTTATCAAAGGTATCGTCGATTTCATCAATGAAGATATTGAGGAGGCTCGTCTGAAGTATGCAAGCCCGCTCAAAGTCATAGAAGGTCCGCTGATGCACGGCATGGATGTCATTGGGGACCTCTTTGCCGCAGGAAAAATGTTTTTGCCGCAGGTCGTCAAAAGTGCAAGGGTCATGAAAAAAGGGGTCGCCTATCTGATCCCCTTCATCGAAGAGGAGAAAAGGAAGGGGAACGATAGCTCCGCCGCGGCCAAAGTCCTGCTTGCAACCGTCAAAGGAGATGTGCATGATATCGGCAAGAACATTGTTTCGGTCGTCCTGGCCTGCAATAACTATGATGTTGTCGATATCGGCGTCATGATGCCTTGCGAAAAAATTCTCGATGCCGCTGAAAAAGAACATGCCGATATCATCGGCCTGAGCGGCCTGATCACCCCCTCTCTCGACGAGATGGTCCATATCGCTAAAGAGATGGAGCGCCGTGGCATGACAATCCCGCTTCTGATCGGCGGCGCCACGACCTCGAAAGTCCATACCGCCGTTAAAATCGCGGAACACTATTCGGGCCCTATTGTCCATGTTCTTGATGCATCGCGAAGCGTTCCTGCCGTAAACAACCTTGTCACGCCATCCCTGAAAACCAACTATGTTGAGAAGTTGCTGGCCGGCCAGGAAGAACTGCGCAGGAAACATAAGGAAAAAAATGCCGCTAAAACCTATCTGAGCATCGCTGAGGCAAGAAAAAACCACGCAGAGCTCTCATGGAACGATGCGCCACCTGCGCCACCACTCAAGCCGGGAATCACCACGTTCGACAGGGTTTCTCTCGACGAACTGCGAGAGTATATCGACTGGACTCCCTTCTTCAGGGTATGGGAAATTCATGGCCTCTGGCCTGCGATCAAAAGCGACCCCCACTATGGAGAAGAAGCGACAAAGCTGTACGACGATGCAAACCGCCTGCTCGATACCATGTGCGCTGATACCTCATCACTGCAGGCTCGCGGCGTTGCAGGGATCTTCCCTGCCAACAGCAACGGGGATGATATCGAGGTCTACACCGATGAGGAACGAACAACGCTGCGCTGCACACTGCACACCCTCCGCCAGCAGGCAGAACAGAAACAAGCCTCACCGAACCTTGCGCTTGCGGATTTCATCGCCCCGAAATCAAGCGGAATCAAGGATTACATCGGCTGTTTCACCCTGACAACGGGCCATGGCCTGCAGGAAATCATGGACCGCTTTGCAGAAGACCATGACGATTACCACAGGATAATGGCACAAGCCCTCGCTGACCGCCTTGCCGAAGCGTTCGCCGAGATGCTGCACAGAAAAGTTCGAATGGAACTGTGGGGTTATGCTCCTGACGAATCACTCGATCATGATCAGCTGATCGGTGAAAAATATCGTGGTATACGACCTGCTCCGGGATATCCCGCATGTCCCGATCATACTGAAAAACCGAAGATTTTCGATCTGCTCAACAGCGAAGCCGCCACAGGAGTCACCCTGACCGAAACCTTCGCCATGAATCCGCAGGCATCGGTTTGCGGGCTTTATTTCGCTCATCCGGAGGCGAAATACTTTATCCTCGGTCAGATAGGAAAAGATCAGGTGGAAGAGTATGCCGAACGAAAAAAAATGACGAGGTCGGAGGTTGAAAAATGGCTGGCGCCAAACCTCAACTACACGCCCTGA
- a CDS encoding SIMPL domain-containing protein, which yields MKIISYTFLHCSLLLLFFSLPLSAADSSVAVSSTGSASIRPDMVEFTVLLTDTAPSASEATGRTAEKYRRVQDALRTQGVLAEDASSVSYGVRQQWEWDNASRRRVFKGYTSTHMLHVTVRRLENAGRVIDSSVKAGADEIQGIVFTSSRNEEVRRAALADAVRQARTDAEVMAKAANVSLGVLLDLQTAFSPFYPVGEFDAMPVRKLEAASPSTEVSPGTLVIKAKVFCRWALSR from the coding sequence ATGAAAATCATCAGTTACACGTTCTTGCATTGTTCTCTTCTTCTGCTTTTCTTCTCGTTGCCGCTTTCTGCAGCGGATTCCTCAGTTGCGGTTTCTTCGACCGGCAGCGCTTCTATACGCCCCGATATGGTTGAGTTTACTGTCCTTTTAACCGATACTGCTCCTTCAGCCTCAGAGGCCACCGGCCGAACTGCCGAGAAATACAGGAGGGTTCAGGATGCTCTCAGGACTCAAGGCGTTCTTGCAGAAGATGCTTCGAGCGTCTCTTATGGCGTTCGTCAGCAATGGGAGTGGGATAATGCCTCCAGGAGAAGAGTTTTTAAAGGATATACCTCGACCCATATGCTTCATGTTACAGTTCGACGGCTGGAAAATGCTGGACGTGTCATTGATTCGTCGGTCAAGGCCGGTGCGGATGAGATACAAGGCATCGTTTTTACCAGTTCCCGCAATGAGGAGGTTCGACGAGCCGCTCTAGCCGATGCCGTGCGTCAAGCCCGTACCGATGCAGAGGTCATGGCTAAAGCTGCCAACGTTTCTCTTGGAGTTCTTCTGGATCTGCAGACAGCTTTTTCTCCGTTCTATCCTGTGGGTGAATTTGATGCCATGCCGGTCCGGAAACTGGAGGCCGCCTCGCCATCGACTGAAGTTTCTCCTGGGACTCTTGTCATCAAAGCGAAGGTGTTTTGCCGCTGGGCTCTTTCCCGATAG
- a CDS encoding murein L,D-transpeptidase catalytic domain family protein: protein MTPRVFALFAFLLLCMPFQADATSLRKLPVEKHIETIYRLPEVRSNLDYKTLQMAVSGYMRLRDNGVLGNDDVLTIIDYNKPSVRKRMFVIDVNNNRLLASSLVAHGKNSGQNMAMSFSNIPGSFKSSLGFFVTGQTYQGKHGYSLRLKGIERGINSNAETRNIVIHGADYVSEAFIKRHGRLGRSLGCPALPMGSSHRVIDLIKGGSCLFIYNGDDSYVYDSRLVKPDFAMQSGGGASRRS, encoded by the coding sequence ATGACACCCAGAGTATTTGCTCTTTTTGCCTTCCTGCTGCTTTGTATGCCTTTTCAGGCCGATGCAACGTCTTTACGAAAGCTTCCTGTTGAGAAACATATTGAAACCATCTATCGTCTGCCGGAGGTCCGCAGTAATCTTGATTACAAGACTCTTCAGATGGCGGTCAGCGGTTATATGCGGCTTCGCGACAATGGTGTCCTGGGTAATGACGATGTGTTGACTATTATCGATTACAACAAGCCGTCGGTCAGGAAACGCATGTTCGTTATCGATGTCAACAACAATCGGCTTCTGGCCTCGTCGCTTGTTGCTCATGGTAAAAACAGCGGCCAGAACATGGCTATGAGTTTTTCCAATATTCCCGGTTCGTTCAAAAGCAGCCTCGGCTTTTTCGTGACGGGCCAGACCTATCAGGGCAAGCATGGATATTCTCTTCGCCTCAAAGGTATCGAACGAGGGATCAACAGTAATGCTGAAACGCGCAATATCGTGATTCACGGTGCCGATTACGTCTCTGAAGCGTTTATCAAGCGCCACGGCCGTCTCGGCAGGAGCCTCGGGTGTCCCGCGCTGCCTATGGGGAGCTCCCACCGTGTTATCGATCTCATCAAAGGGGGGTCCTGCCTTTTTATCTATAACGGCGACGACAGCTACGTCTATGATTCCCGTCTTGTGAAGCCTGATTTTGCGATGCAGTCCGGTGGCGGAGCATCTCGTCGTTCATAA
- a CDS encoding L,D-transpeptidase family protein, whose product MGAIILAFVFAAALASPVAGYTAESGSAAARNATASSSFDSEVGENIRCHIEQLQQDIALQVGSEKVAFNELLSIFYQERQFAPVWTKRKQINELIRAIEGAEADGLNPEDYHLAEIKRFTSDPPSTPFLQARYDLLLSDALFKLSWHLMNGKVDPEKLDSNWNISNGFNGDGLLWRLQNAIEGDSIAAALEQIRPVHPKYLSLKKALARYRDYESDGGWPSIPAGPSIRHEGDRDERIPVLRRRLEITGEAVSLATVDTSFADSAMVYSKELVDAVMVFQRRNGLEVDGVVGPRTLEALNISASQRVEQIRINLERYRWFITKLEPTFIMVNIAGFTIQYVENGALTWSSRVIVGEPFWKTPVFRADMRYLIFNPSWNVPPGILKKEALPSMKSDGGYLSRNGLQVIDRNGNVVDPSSIDWAGYSAGSFPYRLRQPPGVRNALGRVKFMFPNRHFVYLHDTPGKHLFDRSERAFSHGCIRLENPLDLAGVLLGWSPEQIESALSSGKTRTVNLSRPIPVFLLYLTAVAEGDEVLFRNDVYNRDAAVLNALDRSFPYKTIESCTF is encoded by the coding sequence ATGGGTGCCATTATTCTTGCCTTTGTTTTTGCAGCGGCACTTGCCAGCCCTGTTGCTGGTTATACTGCTGAATCGGGCAGTGCAGCCGCTCGCAATGCAACTGCTTCGAGCTCTTTTGATAGTGAAGTAGGAGAAAATATCCGGTGTCATATTGAGCAGCTGCAGCAGGATATCGCCCTCCAGGTCGGTAGTGAGAAAGTTGCTTTCAACGAGTTGCTTTCCATTTTTTATCAGGAGCGGCAGTTTGCTCCCGTCTGGACGAAACGCAAGCAGATTAATGAACTGATTCGTGCCATAGAGGGGGCTGAAGCTGACGGGCTGAATCCTGAAGACTATCATCTTGCTGAAATAAAACGTTTTACTTCTGATCCGCCTTCAACCCCATTTCTGCAGGCTCGCTACGATCTTCTGCTCAGTGACGCGTTGTTCAAGCTCTCCTGGCATCTGATGAATGGTAAGGTTGATCCTGAAAAACTTGATTCCAACTGGAATATCTCCAATGGCTTCAACGGCGATGGCCTTCTGTGGCGCCTGCAGAACGCCATTGAGGGGGATTCAATTGCCGCGGCACTTGAGCAGATCCGTCCGGTCCATCCGAAGTACCTGAGCCTCAAAAAGGCTCTTGCCAGGTATCGGGACTATGAGTCCGACGGAGGGTGGCCTTCGATCCCGGCCGGCCCGTCGATAAGGCATGAAGGTGATAGAGATGAAAGAATTCCCGTTCTTAGAAGGCGATTGGAGATTACCGGCGAGGCGGTTTCCCTCGCTACCGTCGATACATCATTTGCTGATTCTGCAATGGTCTACTCGAAAGAGCTCGTTGACGCCGTCATGGTTTTTCAGCGGCGTAACGGTCTCGAGGTTGACGGAGTTGTCGGCCCCAGAACGCTTGAGGCGCTCAACATAAGCGCTTCGCAACGGGTCGAGCAGATCAGGATCAATCTTGAACGTTATCGCTGGTTTATCACCAAGCTCGAGCCGACCTTCATTATGGTCAATATTGCAGGGTTTACCATTCAGTATGTCGAAAACGGAGCGTTAACCTGGTCGTCGCGAGTGATCGTCGGTGAACCTTTCTGGAAGACGCCTGTTTTCAGGGCCGACATGCGCTACCTGATCTTCAATCCTTCATGGAACGTGCCCCCCGGAATTCTTAAAAAGGAAGCCCTCCCATCAATGAAGAGCGATGGGGGTTATCTGAGCCGTAACGGCTTGCAGGTGATTGATCGTAACGGCAATGTCGTCGATCCTTCATCGATCGACTGGGCCGGTTACAGTGCCGGTTCGTTTCCCTATCGGTTACGCCAGCCTCCCGGTGTCCGCAATGCGCTTGGCAGAGTGAAGTTCATGTTTCCCAACCGCCATTTCGTCTATCTGCACGATACGCCAGGCAAGCATCTTTTCGACAGAAGCGAGCGGGCTTTCAGCCACGGATGCATTCGTCTCGAAAATCCCCTGGATCTTGCAGGCGTTCTCCTTGGGTGGAGTCCTGAGCAGATTGAGAGTGCGCTTTCATCGGGTAAAACCAGAACGGTCAATCTTTCCAGACCGATTCCTGTTTTTCTGCTCTATCTGACAGCCGTTGCCGAAGGAGATGAAGTGCTCTTCCGCAACGATGTCTATAATCGCGATGCGGCCGTTCTGAATGCGCTTGATCGCTCTTTTCCCTATAAGACTATAGAAAGCTGTACATTCTGA